The window AAAATAAGTCAAGGTTCAAACAAATATCGAGACCTTTGTACTATCGAGACAATAAAATTTTCGTTAATGGAGTTTCTTGTTAGGTTAGTTTAATTCAGTCCTATCTAAACGATAACCTGACCGAAACCGTAAATCAGTCTTTTGATAAGTcagtatgttttaataaaatcatttaataaccggaaaattaaattaactcagccgtgaaaaaaaaaattcagtctTCAAATAGCATTTACCTAGCCTCATAACGTGGATAAAGGGCACGCTTGGCATTTAAAAAATGCCAGTAAAAAATGCCAGTAATAAACAATTAATTAGATTTTACTTAGCCTTAAGAACCATTAACTCAGCCTTCAAATAGCATTTACCTAGCctaagaaacaattaactcagcctttgaaacaattaactcagccctTGGAAACAATTAACTCGTAGTCGAAGAGATGCTTTCCAAACGACTCCAATAGATcattttttatctataaatacaAAGCGCACAATGCCACAAATCCAAACCCTCATTAAGTGATCAAGTGGCAATGGAAGGATCGAAAAGATCGATGAAACGTCCTATGGAGGATGTCTATGGCGCGGATGCCTATGGCGCGGATGCTGTTGAAGGTTATAACAAAGGGAAAATGGAAACGACGGAGCATTACAGGGCGCTTCTCCGCTTGGCCAAGGAACAAAGGCAATCTGAATCTGAATGGAACGACGCCTCCAGCAAAGTAAATTCTATTGCTGCGCGCATGGAATTGCTTGATGCCATTATCAAGGCCGAAGGAAAATTTGACCTCGTGGCTGAGTTGGAGACACTTACCGCTCAGCATTGTGAAGCCGAAGCAGAGTTGGGAGCTGTAAAGGTCATCGACCCTGACTGGTGTAAGCTTCATGAAAATTGGATGCTGGATGATTAATCTCATGTCATCaacttctcttttatttttatgttttttaagacCGGATTTTATATACTATGTAACACAcatcatgttttattttctacctATTCATATAACTCAGTCGTGACATAAATTAACACAAATCAGTTTTTATGCATCAATATTAGGCGTGAAATAAAATTAACTCAGCTGTAAAAAGAATTAATTCAGCCTTCAAATAGCATGTACCTAGCctaagaaacaattaactcagccttggaaacaattaactcagcctttaaatagcatttaatcaaatatcagaaaataacattattatGCGTGTGAGAATTTTTGGCTGCCATGAtaatatcgagactcattattagTATGTCTTTGCATATAGGGATACGGCAAGCACTCATGTATTATAACTAACAATAACTCAGCAAGATGGTTCATTTATCCAGACCAGTGTAAATCGAGACCATTATTATGCGCGTGATCAAATTCAGTTGCCATGAGTTTTTCGATGTTTTCCTCGACTCTAATTGGCCAGTAAGATATAATTCAGCCAACTCAGTCGAAACATGATTCGCGACGGTTGGGATTTCAcgtgaattttaataaatcaaaattaattttaggcGTGTGAAAATAAGTCAAGGTTCTAACAAATATCGAGACCTTTATACTATCGAgacaataaaattttttttaatggagTTTCTTGTTAGGTTGGTTTAATTCAGTCCTATGTTTTAATCAAATCATTTAATAACCGtgaaattaaattaactaagctgtaaaaacaaataattcagtcttcaaatagcatttacctagcctaagaaacaattaactcagccttggaaacaattaactcagccctTAAATAGATTTTACTTAGCCTTACAAAAATTAACTCAGCTTCGAAACAGATTTATGTTGCCTTAGGAACCATTAACTCAGTcttcaaatatatttaacttagccaacgaaacaattaactcagcctataaatagcatttaatcaaatattagAAAACAACAACTTAGCCATAGAATATTAGTCTCGACATACAACATACTGGAATagcaaataacataaaaaataagtttCGATACATTACATCTTCACCACTTCCTTGTGTCCCTTAACAGGCTTATCGGTTCAAAATCACGTAAGAACAAGCCGAgctctttgatccagaaacagCGGTTACACATGTTATCATCCTTAGTGACATCAATGTGCCACAAGCAGTGACATTGTCGCTGCACAAGATTTGCACATTGGCATCTGTAGAACGATgacataaaaaaacaaatgaacaGGAGGACCTTATGGTCGCGAAAATAGTCACCATGCCACAAACCCCAACCCCATTTAATAGAGCGCACTAGTTTACCGATCCTGTCAACAGATTCAAATGGAATACCATCAAAATACTTCCCTTCACCCTCAAAGATTGCTCGAGTCATTGCGTGTGTATACACAGCACGCTCATATCCAGCATCTGCTGCACGCTTCATGAGAGAAAGCCCTTCTTCATGAAGGTCCAAGGAGTAGAAAAACTGTACACCTTTTATATAAAGCGTGCTTGGATTTCCCTCATCGTAGCAAGCTTTCAACAACTCAGAAGGCATATTGAGTCCCCAGGGAACGGATAAAACATCGAGGAAATGGTAAACCCCACGCCACTCTGCTAACGCCTTCATCGACCTCGACGATGCTTTGAGGCCATAGAGATCTTGGATGGAGTTACGGGCCGCACGTTCAACCACTACCACCTGAATTTCTTCAGGCAATTCAAGAAGAGGGAAAAATTCCATTTACTCTCTCAGGGGTGAAATTGATTTAGATAGACAGAGAAAATGTGTAAAAATATAGAGTTGAAAGTCTTATTTATTGGCAGTGTGAAACTCAGTCGTCTGACGACCCTTCTTTTTTTTGGCGGgaatttttaaagaataaacatgaaaatcaacaaatcagccgtaatacaaaaacattaaaaccataaactaagccgtaatacaaaaacatgaaaatccctACAACACTTGCTTACATCGGACAAGTTTTCGCATAATGATATAAGAAAAATAGGATGAAATCTGCTTTAGAAGTTGCACTATCAACTTCTAAAGCAGATTTCATCCTATTTCATACTATTTCATACTACTAATTCAAAATAACTCAGCCGTTAAAAAAGTAACTCAGCCTTAGTAAACAAAAACTCAGCCCATGTTAACACTAACCCAGCCGTTACGCATATCAGAGTCGTTGAGATGCTTTCCAAAGGACATGAAAAATAACAGCCCGGCCATAAGTATTAACTATTAAAATCAACAACCCAGACGtaagaaaaacatgaaaatcaacaaatcagccgtaatacaaaaacattaaaaccataaactaagccgtaatacaaaaacatgaaaattccTACAACAACCCAGAcgtaataaaaacatgaaaataaacaaatcagccgtaatacaaaaacattaaaaccataaactaagccgtaatacaaaaacatgaaaatccctACAACACTTGCTTACATCGGACAAGTTTTCGCATTATGACCACTCTGTCTACATCGAGAACATGTGTGCTCTTTCCTAGGACGTTTTTTTGATAGTGCAACTTCTAAAGCAGATTTCATCCTATTTTTCTTCGGTCTGCCTGGTGGTTGACGTACAGTCGGGGGCAAGCAGCGTTGGTTAGCCACGAGTTCTGGAACAGGTTGCGCTGAATCAACCGGCATGACCGATTCAGCGTATGCGCTAACCAAATAATTGCTGGTATAGTAAGGACTGCACAGGGATATACGAGAAACATTCCTGTACTCCGCCGCTGCGATTGCGTGTACACATGGTAATTTCTCGAGTTCGAAACGGCGACATGTGCACTTTCGCTCTACCAAATTAACAACATGCAAAGACTCGCCGGAAGATCCATATTTAACTTCAGTGTGATGATCATCAATCCTCTGTACCGCCAAATCTCTGGCGGCAGTTACACGAccctattaaaaaatatataattaatgtgaAACGACTGACTTAGTACATCTTAAGGGCTGACTTAAGAGCTGTAAAGACTGACTTATGAATTTAAAGGctgactaatttttttaaaggcttactTACATGTAGTAGTTTCTCCACACCACGAGTAAGAGTGGTTCGCTGCGATCTGGCATCCTCTCTTCGTTCAGCAAACCATCTGGTCATCATAACCCATATCAATTCTAATATCCGAACAATGCTAAGACCTCTAGCATTCGACAATGCTCTGTTCATTGATTCTGCTATGTTCgtagtcatcaaattgtaccTCTCGCCCGGGAAATGAACATGCGTCCACAGTCGGACATCAGCCCTTTGGAGGTAGCCGTGGAGTGCTGGATTAATCGCTTCAATCTCCTCGAAAATCTGAGTAAAGTCAGACATCCTAAAACATCTCGCcgctttcttcaccagacgaaaTGCATCTTTTTCTTTGTACCGTCCCAGTATATTCTTATATAGATGGTACGTGCAAATTCCACGAGAAGCAAGCGGATACACATTTGTAATTGCTTTCCCAATCGAGTTATGCCTATCCGAGATTATCGCAAGACCCTCGTCGTCAGGAATCAAAAGTTTTAGTTGCGTAAAAAACCAATACCAGGAATCATCATTTTCAGTGTCAACCACTGCGAAGGCTATTGGAAAAATCTGAAAGTTACCATCCTGAGCTAGTGCTGTGAGAAGCGTCCCTTTGTATCTACCATTAAGAAACGTACCGTCGACAACCACAACTTTGCGCATGAAAGGAAACCCATTTACGCTCGCACCAAACGCAAGAAACACATACATGAATTTTCCATTCTCATCGATTTGAAGACGCACAACTGTACTCGGATTTTCCCTTATTATCATGTATAAGTAAGAAGGCAAACGTTCAAACCCACTCTCAGGTGTTCCCTGAACGATTTCCCTTGCAAATTTCAGCGTCCGGTAAGATTTCCAATATTCCATCTGTTCACATGAAAAACGATACACATAAATCAGCCACATCATACAATTAAGTCAGTCACAACGTAAAACTAATTCaacactattttaatataactcGGCCGCATTGTGTAAATATATATACGAAACACATATTACTCAGCTGTTTCGTAAACATAACTCAGTTACATCAAAGTAATTACCTTTACACCAAACTGCTTAGTGATAGCTATTCCAACACTCGTAGGGCGAACGGCTGGACCAACGTCGCTGAGAAAGTTCTTGTACAACTCTCCTAAAATATCTGGTGTTGCATTTCGACATCGATTAGAACGCTCAGTTGTAGAACATGTATGATTCGATTCGTAAATACAAACATAGAACGCCGGGGATTCCCCTTTGGTAGAAGCACGAACCCTCCAGATACATCCATCAACCCAACACTTAACAATGAATAATGTTCGGGTTGATATGTCTACATCATAATCAAATCGATCCTTCACTGTAAGAAGTTTCAGTCGTCTCTCCAAATCGGCTTTACTCTCGTATCGTTGCCCTACCGCAAGATTTAACGACGACATCTCCAACCTTAGAAATACCTCCTCACTCTCTTTAGACCCGCTCATCGAGAAGTTCTGATATATCTTCTTGGGAGGTATCGTTGGTGACTCTTCGTCTTCTAAAGGAGACTCACCGTATGAGCTGAAGTTATCATCTTCAGATGACGCACCGTCCGAGTCGTCGAACATATCAAATCGGCTATCAAATTCATcgtcttcttccttttctttgCCCGTTTCATCTTCTCCGCCTACGTTCTGATTTTCTCCTTCCACAATACTAGAGCAATCAATCTCATtgtcctcttcttccttctccgaACTGCAACCATCGTAACTCCCACTGTAATTATCGTCTCTGGACTCAACTTCTGACGCTTCTACTTCTGAGCTAAAACTGAAGTTTGTTTTAGTCTTCTCTCTTGCTCTGTCGTCCTTGTTCTCCGTAATCTCAACACAAAGACGTAGTTGTTCGATTTTCTTTAGGGCTACAAAACCTTGCAACTGCCGAGTATTGGACACGTACACTGGTGGAGTGTCGTGCGCCATTGTTTTCAATGATTTATTCGAGAACATGTAGCTTAGCTGAATATGATCACTCATTTCATTCAATCCGTAATCATCGAGAACAGACTTTGCGAAAGCTTCATGTGTAGAGTTCTCATCTAAATGGAGAACTCTACACCCTCTACTATCAGCGTTgaatacatatttgttttttttaatccagTTACCGGAAACAATAATAACCAGATCCATAACCAACTGAGatagatgaagaagagaaataaCGGGTATGAAAGGGGAGGAGAGGAATATGAACAGGCTGATTAAAACCTAGTTTGAAGTTCTTTCGTTACTGATGACATGGCAAATCCGAATTGATGACATGGCAGCTGACATGGAAATTCGGTTTTTCAGccaccaaaataatatataactcagACACCCTAAGTCAGTCCACATGTAGTTAGTAAGTCTGCCGAAACGTGGATACTAGTTCAGTAATTAATCTTTTTCGATAACCCAGCTGTAAATAGGATGAAATACAATAAGTCAACCATATCGTTTAACAATTCAGCCGTAAAACAATATtattctagtaattaatctttcgCTAATAACTCAACCACAATATAGCTGAGTTTCATGTTAAACCATCCAGTTTTGGCTGATTTAAGATAACCCAGCCGTCAAACATCCCATAACCCAGCCATTCGGTGTTCATTAACTCAGCCGTGGGTATATAACTGAGTTATGTCTTTACTACGACTCAACCAAATTTTCCAGAAATCAATCCATCGATGATTAAGTCAGCCGTTACGTCAGTACGTAAGTCAGCCGTTGTCCAATAACTCAACTAGATTCATATAACTCAACCCTTACGCGTGGTTTACTTATTGTCTTAAATCAGCCTTTTTTACTAAgtcaactattttattataagtcaGCCGAAACTTATACATATACCAGCCGTAACGAAAGACGTATTCTTTTACGGCTGACTTAATGAAAACACGGAAGCGTATTCCTACGTGTCGCCGGATTTTTGCTTACGTGGCGTTAAAAAGTAATGGCATTCTCGTAAATACGTTTTTTCTCATAACGTAGATAAAGGGCACGCTTTGCATTTAAAAAATGACagtaataaaaaaagatttgtatgGTTCTGGTCATAagtcctaaaatatataatatctgagtcaactttcctaaaataaatcatatcagtaaatctccccccagacttaaattacactgtcccagtgtaactcagccggagttatgatgaaaagtttatgatgtacgaaatgtaacaagtaaggaagatacatctgcccggattagatatcgatcgatgggtaagtgttacatcgatcgtcgtgtggttgcctatgtcgaacgatgtcgacgtctcgtcgtcggtcgatattcaagtcctcctacttggttctcctaaatctgaaagagataaaacgaaagaaattaaatgctagctaataaaaccaaagtaaaatacctaatagtgggttgcctcccactcagcgcttggttatagtcatttagcttgactgttgtagtgattggctattgggtggagaagcagctgtttgttggaaagcaagcatccacgtcatctctgcgcattctgggccaagatgcaatgaaacttcttgtggcctcatcattttttgtccatttgtcatccatcttctcaagtacattggagatgttctgtagcctttcttgaacattgtcaatgctgacctggtgccagcctatgttgtcataggcgtatgctaaaagatctgtcagttccttttgcattgactctactgtcttgtgtatcagctgctcgccgattgttgtagactcggcgtcgatcgatgcgattatgtgtttgttggtcgatctcggcgagttgccgtcgatcgatttcgcATTTGtcctatcgatcgatgctgatatctggtgttgagctgcgagttcctctgaatggctttgacttctttatgtagccattctgcgtggttgtctagtccactgattttgttgtcaaatggaaagtagatgtcatcgcagcgtttgtcaagtcgttcctccatggtgtctagagcagtgtagatctttgatgtgatcttgtcaacctctgctgctgtgtaaggaagtaactccacaggtttcttgccatcgatccagggtcctcatagcctgtcgatcgatgctgattttacctgcaaaaaactttgattagtaatgttctcaatatccttttgggcatgaagtaattgactagacaatttgtttaaatctatcatgactggtgatataaaacggtcatgcatatcctcgtaagtcctcagcctctcattcatggctgagactttggcgtcgagcgatgtgaaggtaaacatgtcgatcgatgtggctggttgttggtccttcttgcgaatggtgtccagatcttgctgtagtagctcgattttagtgcttagccagtccacgttgttgttgagagggcagtaaacgtcgtttatcctcgtgtcgatgtatgagatttcccattcatccctgtgttgtgttgaacatcgcggttctgcagggatctgagctgtaggaagactgacgtcgatcgatgttgcacgtggtgcgtcgatcgatgctgaggtcgtagcttccttctcaagttgctgacgtaaactctcaatttctgtcctcatttctgccatacatctgaaaagctcattgtagcctctatccaaaggctgatgtgtatcttccaccaatgttttgagctcctctcccagtttctcctgagctccccAAAttccaaacaccatctcatcgatttcttctttggtgtagagttatGGTGCCAGTCTCGTGAGTGTGAAGGatgtggcatgttctggaatacagatgtggctctcttcaaaaagagatgctctcttcagtattttcctgatgttgtcctttgtgacaggtatcatctcaccagctgcgcttcgtgcgtgtccacgctcatctctgtagtctccatactcgtccctttgttcccaagtgaactttctggctccatacatgtcgaaagcgcggtTCCTACATTCATACcgtctatcgatcgacgtcggttcatccatatcgatcgacgttggtgttaccctgtcgatcaaTTTATGcgttgtaccgtcgatcgatgcttgcccttttggttggcgtgatagatctgggttggtctctgttgtggcgactcctgcgtggttgttaggatctgttagaatgacgtctggagtgccacgttgctgtgagaataggttgtcaggtccattagctacttgaaggatgtctgctatgtcctctctggacacttgtaaaatccttccatccattgcacgtgcattgccatctgggtcgctgaaaataccaaattcatcaggtgttagaaaaccgtaatcaatgtttgcataattattcattttagaaatagagagattagggtttagagtagtatcgatcaatgtagatacagttacatcgatcgatggcagagtaatttctgcagaacttgtgttcttgagatgattgctcttcatggatttttctgttgatgtagaaggaagagtgttcatcttatttgcttgtgtgtttgctctgatttGTGTAGGTGGTTTCAGAGGtgcaaaactatttatataggtatctgtaaacctagttagggagggaatattctcctgctcctgaattttcactgcggcgcgaatatctatcgatgttcctttcggggtgtcgatcgatgtgagcggttgttttgctggacgagggtgggaatcgaccgatgtggagtgcacagcgtcgattgatgttggaaacgtgttggtgaacttatgtgtttcaagtctttcatcttgcaaacacatttctattgcacgttctttccagtaatcctcatcgtattcctcggtatgttcctcatgaggtgaagtaattacagtgtcaactgcaaaactttcatggaaaccactgtctgcccaagtgcctatggaataatcatcatgtcctctcctggttggaggttggaaggcaaaatgttggtaacaatgattaggtgaagcgaaatggtcaactgggtgcattacATCGAgggacgtgttgttgcggttagcggtcaccgttgactcattggaatcgatcgatggaaatgttggggtgtcgatcgattctgagtactctgttttgtactccgattcataccctgctccacaatggcatgcgccaatgaagccaagttctttcccataatccacagaattaattacctttctcttaggtcggatggggtcgtagtggatgtttgggtctatgagcgttagacacaatttgtttttgttcatgtcacatacagctcctactgtagctaggaaagatcttccaagcagaagtgaagagttcaagttaagctcgatgtctaagacatgaaaatctacagggacaaggacattaccaatcagtacctccagatctcttatgatacctcctgatcgtttctctaaaagatccacgaaggtgaaggattccgttgagggttcgatggtcaaaccaagctggtctgccatgatcctagggaggatactaactgatgctcctgtgtcacacatcgaatggggaaattcaacacccctTACTAcacatggtattgcaaacttcccaggatcactcttcttcgtcaatgtgatcatgtgtttcatcttctctctgacttgatgaaacattctcctaatggcctcctcagttacctttgtttctccgaagaacatccacaaccggtgtgtgaagtaagcttcatcaaaaggtttttcgattgggattctgaggactcgtttagtgaaaccatccatctccttatcgttagcttccctctaaaggtttttaggaatcttctcttTTCtgttccttaaccttctcccgtcagattcttgttcttcttgaactgattctgGAGAaatatttaaagggttgggttttggttcgggtgggtttgctaatggtttaggtggtggtctgagtgcattgatgtaatcattatcgattgagggtaaccgcactcggtatgtcagaggtgcctgtcgatcgatgggaggtgtgttgtgacgatcgacgtcggactcactctgtcgatcgatggttggctcaaccgatcgatcaattttttcatagaaaggggagagtgggtgaggatgcttagctgcgaattcttcatgagttagaattcgaaccgcattgcaatcagtcgatttggcagacgacgtcgatcgatgactggagtaatccgtccatcgatcttcatcatggtctatcgatcgatgcgagttcatcaacatcggtcgacaccattgatatccgccgagactcatggagttttcgatttcgaaatctccttcctcaaggttttcatttctcactacttgccagaattcatcatctatgatggcatttacg is drawn from Brassica rapa cultivar Chiifu-401-42 chromosome A05, CAAS_Brap_v3.01, whole genome shotgun sequence and contains these coding sequences:
- the LOC103844709 gene encoding uncharacterized protein LOC103844709, producing MAHDTPPVYVSNTRQLQGFVALKKIEQLRLCVEITENKDDRAREKTKTNFSFSSEVEASEVESRDDNYSGSYDGCSSEKEEEDNEIDCSSIVEGENQNVGGEDETGKEKEEDDEFDSRFDMFDDSDGASSEDDNFSSYGESPLEDEESPTIPPKKIYQNFSMSGSKESEEVFLRLEMSSLNLAVGQRYESKADLERRLKLLTVKDRFDYDVDISTRTLFIVKCWVDGCIWRVRASTKGESPAFYVCIYESNHTCSTTERSNRCRNATPDILGELYKNFLSDVGPAVRPTSVGIAITKQFGVKMEYWKSYRTLKFAREIVQGTPESGFERLPSYLYMIIRENPSTVVRLQIDENGKFMYVFLAFGASVNGFPFMRKVVVVDGTFLNGRYKGTLLTALAQDGNFQIFPIAFAVVDTENDDSWYWFFTQLKLLIPDDEGLAIISDRHNSIGKAITNVYPLASRGICTYHLYKNILGRYKEKDAFRLVKKAARCFRMSDFTQIFEEIEAINPALHGYLQRADVRLWTHVHFPGERYNLMTTNIAESMNRALSNARGLSIVRILELIWVMMTRWFAERREDARSQRTTLTRGVEKLLHGRVTAARDLAVQRIDDHHTEVKYGSSGESLHVVNLVERKCTCRRFELEKLPCVHAIAAAEYRNVSRISLCSPYYTSNYLVSAYAESVMPVDSAQPVPELVANQRCLPPTVRQPPGRPKKNRMKSALEVALSKKRPRKEHTCSRCRQSGHNAKTCPM